A single region of the Chroococcidiopsis sp. TS-821 genome encodes:
- a CDS encoding tetratricopeptide repeat protein, whose translation MKRTIIDKIQSIIVLAIASSLIVANPQVVQAHAANQLRNKVEVNQELNELLQQGRKLVQERNFTKALSLYQHAVELDPKNPQIFSAIGYIQAVQSNFREASNALQQAIKLDRDNANFHYALAYSLAKLGDNPAAASAYRRSIALAANNVNAYLGLGIVLLRQRDDNAALQVLQRVTELAPTNTIAYHLMGTLLLQQKRYSEAIASLQQAAQIAPQDSTIQLDLGIAWLNQQRMTEAIAAFERAAQLDRNNSKIRLQIGKILQLKGNLDEALRAYQQAVDIQPNLMEARKAIADILLEQQNYLMALVAHRQVIALVPEDANSYYHLGVALQARGRLQEAIAAFTQARNLYQSQGKKEAAQNVETILRQFQVQ comes from the coding sequence ATGAAACGAACAATTATCGATAAAATACAATCAATCATTGTGCTAGCGATCGCCAGTAGTTTGATCGTAGCTAACCCGCAAGTTGTTCAAGCACACGCCGCAAATCAATTGCGCAATAAAGTTGAAGTTAATCAGGAACTCAACGAGCTTTTGCAACAAGGGCGAAAGCTTGTTCAAGAAAGAAATTTCACCAAAGCGTTATCGCTTTATCAACACGCAGTTGAATTAGATCCAAAAAATCCGCAAATCTTTTCTGCGATTGGTTATATCCAAGCTGTTCAAAGTAACTTTCGAGAAGCATCGAATGCGTTACAGCAGGCAATTAAATTGGATCGGGATAACGCCAATTTTCACTACGCCCTAGCATATTCGCTAGCAAAATTGGGAGATAATCCCGCAGCCGCATCTGCCTACCGTCGCAGTATTGCTCTTGCAGCAAATAACGTCAACGCTTATTTAGGGTTAGGTATCGTACTGCTACGTCAACGCGATGACAACGCAGCATTGCAGGTGCTTCAGCGCGTGACAGAATTAGCACCCACAAACACGATCGCGTATCATCTAATGGGAACGCTTCTACTTCAGCAAAAGCGGTATTCAGAGGCAATTGCCAGCCTCCAGCAAGCAGCGCAGATCGCGCCACAAGACAGTACAATTCAGTTAGATTTGGGAATTGCCTGGTTGAATCAGCAACGGATGACAGAGGCAATCGCCGCGTTCGAGCGGGCTGCACAGCTCGATCGGAATAACAGTAAAATCCGGTTACAAATCGGCAAAATTCTCCAGTTGAAAGGTAATCTTGACGAGGCGCTGCGAGCGTATCAACAAGCCGTTGACATTCAACCCAACTTGATGGAAGCACGCAAGGCGATCGCAGATATTCTGTTAGAACAGCAGAATTACTTGATGGCGCTAGTAGCACATCGCCAGGTGATTGCGTTAGTACCGGAAGATGCTAATTCATACTACCATTTGGGAGTTGCTTTGCAAGCACGGGGACGTCTTCAAGAAGCGATCGCTGCCTTTACTCAAGCACGCAATCTTTATCAAAGTCAAGGCAAGAAGGAAGCTGCGCAGAATGTTGAAACAATCTTGCGCCAATTCCAAGTGCAATAG
- a CDS encoding vitamin K epoxide reductase family protein, producing the protein MPRKQSIPWMHRWSRPLIAGIATLGAVVTAYLTYTKLTGDAAACPTKGCDIVLSSPYATVFGQPLALFGFLAYTSMIVLAIAPLLVSSSRNQIRAQIEAWTGLMLFLGGTAMLVFSIYLMYLLTFEIQAPCIYCIASAILSLSLFVLALLGRDWQDIGLPLFAGGLVAILVVVGTLGVYANINNPAIAESNPTQPSPGGYTITTTSGEAEIALAKHLAKVKAIMYGAFWCPHCHDQKQLFGQEAVQYISYIECDPSGINPQPQRCQAANVQGFPTWSINGQTVTGVQTLEELAKLSGYQGPRNFKNSESLQS; encoded by the coding sequence ATGCCTCGTAAACAGTCAATTCCCTGGATGCATCGCTGGTCGCGTCCCTTAATTGCAGGTATCGCTACGCTTGGGGCTGTAGTCACAGCATATTTAACTTACACAAAACTCACTGGTGATGCAGCGGCTTGTCCGACAAAAGGCTGTGACATTGTACTTTCGAGTCCCTACGCGACCGTGTTTGGTCAACCGCTAGCTTTATTTGGTTTTCTTGCCTACACCAGTATGATTGTCTTAGCGATCGCGCCGCTACTCGTTAGTTCGTCACGAAATCAGATCCGCGCTCAAATCGAGGCTTGGACAGGGCTAATGCTATTTCTCGGCGGCACTGCCATGCTGGTGTTCAGTATCTATCTGATGTATCTGTTGACGTTTGAGATCCAAGCGCCGTGTATCTATTGCATTGCCTCAGCAATTCTTTCGTTGAGCTTATTTGTTTTAGCTTTGCTGGGACGTGATTGGCAGGACATTGGACTACCACTGTTTGCTGGAGGTTTAGTCGCAATACTTGTAGTTGTAGGTACTTTGGGAGTTTATGCAAACATTAATAACCCAGCGATCGCTGAATCTAATCCTACACAACCTTCACCGGGAGGTTACACAATTACGACAACTTCGGGAGAGGCAGAAATTGCTTTAGCAAAGCATTTAGCAAAAGTCAAAGCAATCATGTACGGTGCATTTTGGTGTCCTCACTGCCACGACCAAAAGCAGCTATTTGGACAAGAAGCCGTTCAATATATTTCCTATATTGAGTGCGACCCTAGTGGCATCAATCCGCAACCACAGCGGTGTCAAGCTGCTAACGTTCAAGGATTTCCCACATGGTCGATTAATGGTCAGACCGTGACTGGCGTGCAAACCTTAGAGGAATTAGCTAAATTATCGGGCTACCAGGGACCGCGCAACTTCAAAAATTCGGAGTCACTACAGTCATGA
- a CDS encoding helix-turn-helix transcriptional regulator, with protein MSKLSPKSQSSQNNEDMPSCDAHLVHLEQVRQVQPEIMPVDKAQQMAEFFNALADPNRLRLMSALANRELCVCDLAAAVKVSESAVSHQLRILRSQHLVKYRREGRNVYYSLADQHIISLYQEVSEHLQEQNS; from the coding sequence ATGAGCAAATTGTCACCAAAATCGCAGTCTTCTCAGAATAATGAAGATATGCCCAGTTGCGACGCTCATCTCGTTCATCTTGAGCAGGTGCGTCAGGTACAACCAGAAATTATGCCTGTAGACAAGGCGCAACAGATGGCAGAGTTTTTTAATGCATTGGCCGATCCAAATCGTTTGCGACTGATGTCTGCGTTAGCGAATCGAGAACTATGTGTCTGTGATTTAGCGGCTGCTGTGAAGGTAAGCGAGTCTGCGGTATCACATCAATTACGAATTTTGCGATCGCAACACCTGGTGAAATATCGCAGGGAAGGACGTAATGTCTATTACAGTCTGGCCGACCAGCATATCATCAGCCTTTATCAGGAGGTTTCAGAGCATCTACAAGAGCAAAATTCTTGA
- a CDS encoding heavy metal translocating P-type ATPase: MDIIVGGMDCPSCVDKISTSLEKLSGVTEASVNFVTGKLRVSYNPQQVNETTLRDRITALGYTVITPTPKPHSETHDHEHNRGHSHGTGEFNLKAEIVPVLLVVALLAGGVIFEESLHNTPYSLGEYAVFIPAYLVSGWTVLKAAGRNILRGQVFDENFLMTIATLGAIAIHQLPEAVAVMLFFRVGELFQEYSVGRSRRSIKALLEVRPDTANLKANDTVKVVSPETVRVEDIILVKPGEKIPLDGEVLEGNSQLDTSALTGEAVPRTVKTGEIVLAGMINRTGLLTVRVTKLFGESSIAKILDLVENATSKKAATEKFITRFARYYTPIVVVLSLAVALLPPLFIPGATHEEWVYRALILLVISCPCGLVISIPLGYFGGVGGAAKRGILVKGSTFLDALTDVKTVVFDKTGTLTKGVFKVTQIVTKNGFSEAELLTLAAKAEFHSNHPVAQSIREAYGQPIDDADVTNYEEIAGHGIRANVSNQTVLAGNDRLLHRENIDRDTCNVEGTVVHLAIDGRYAGYILIADEIKEDAVQAIQDLKRVGVAQTVMLTGDNKAVAQGIATRLGLDSYKAELLPEGKVEEIEELLSRSGRGKVAFVGDGINDAPVIARADIGIAMGGLGSDAAIETADVVIMTDAPSKVAQAIQVARKTRKIVLQNIILAMAVKGLFIVLGMFGVATLWEAVFADVGVALLAILNATRVIR, translated from the coding sequence ATGGATATCATAGTGGGGGGCATGGATTGTCCCTCCTGTGTCGATAAAATTTCGACATCCCTCGAAAAATTGTCAGGTGTTACAGAAGCATCTGTCAATTTTGTTACTGGCAAGTTACGGGTCTCCTATAATCCGCAGCAGGTGAATGAAACAACCCTTCGCGATCGCATCACTGCTTTGGGTTATACCGTTATCACTCCCACACCGAAGCCTCACTCTGAGACACACGACCATGAGCACAATCGCGGGCATAGTCATGGCACGGGTGAGTTTAATCTCAAGGCAGAAATTGTTCCTGTGCTTTTAGTTGTGGCTCTTTTAGCTGGAGGAGTGATTTTTGAGGAGTCTTTGCACAACACACCTTATAGTTTGGGAGAATATGCGGTATTCATCCCTGCTTACCTAGTAAGTGGTTGGACTGTATTGAAGGCGGCTGGACGTAATATTTTACGCGGGCAAGTGTTTGACGAAAACTTTTTAATGACCATTGCGACTTTGGGCGCGATCGCCATTCACCAACTCCCCGAAGCCGTCGCCGTCATGCTGTTCTTTCGGGTTGGAGAACTATTTCAAGAATACTCTGTCGGGCGATCGCGCCGCTCTATCAAAGCACTGTTAGAAGTTCGCCCTGATACTGCCAATCTCAAAGCCAATGATACAGTCAAAGTTGTTTCTCCAGAAACAGTCAGGGTGGAAGATATAATTCTGGTTAAGCCAGGAGAAAAAATTCCTCTGGATGGTGAAGTTTTAGAGGGTAATTCGCAGCTTGATACCTCAGCTTTAACGGGAGAAGCTGTTCCCCGCACGGTAAAAACCGGAGAAATAGTTTTAGCAGGGATGATTAACCGGACGGGGTTACTGACTGTTCGAGTTACGAAACTGTTTGGTGAATCGTCGATCGCCAAGATTCTCGATTTGGTCGAAAATGCGACCAGTAAGAAAGCAGCAACGGAGAAATTTATCACTCGTTTTGCCCGCTACTACACACCAATTGTAGTTGTTCTGTCGCTGGCAGTTGCCCTCTTGCCACCTCTATTCATTCCTGGTGCAACTCACGAAGAATGGGTTTATCGTGCCCTAATTCTGCTCGTCATCTCCTGTCCTTGTGGGCTAGTGATTAGTATTCCATTAGGCTATTTTGGTGGTGTTGGCGGAGCTGCTAAACGAGGTATTTTAGTCAAAGGCTCGACGTTTTTAGATGCGCTCACAGATGTTAAAACGGTTGTTTTTGATAAGACCGGAACCTTAACCAAAGGCGTGTTCAAAGTTACTCAAATTGTCACTAAAAATGGCTTTTCCGAAGCAGAATTACTAACGTTAGCAGCTAAAGCTGAATTTCACTCCAATCATCCGGTTGCACAATCGATTCGAGAGGCTTACGGTCAACCCATCGATGATGCAGATGTGACAAATTACGAAGAAATTGCGGGTCATGGCATCCGAGCTAACGTGAGCAATCAAACGGTGCTGGCAGGAAATGACCGTCTCCTGCATCGAGAAAATATTGATCGCGATACTTGCAATGTAGAAGGAACTGTCGTTCATCTTGCGATTGATGGGCGCTATGCAGGCTACATCTTAATTGCAGATGAAATCAAAGAGGATGCGGTTCAAGCCATTCAAGACCTCAAGCGGGTTGGAGTTGCGCAAACAGTTATGCTCACAGGCGACAACAAAGCCGTTGCTCAAGGCATAGCCACGCGTTTGGGACTAGATTCTTACAAGGCTGAATTGCTACCGGAAGGCAAAGTAGAAGAGATCGAAGAGCTACTCAGTCGTTCGGGCAGAGGCAAAGTAGCATTTGTAGGTGACGGTATTAATGATGCTCCTGTCATTGCTAGAGCTGATATTGGCATAGCGATGGGTGGACTCGGTTCCGATGCTGCCATTGAAACAGCGGATGTCGTGATTATGACTGATGCACCCTCCAAGGTTGCTCAAGCTATTCAGGTGGCTAGAAAAACCCGCAAAATCGTACTACAGAACATTATCTTAGCAATGGCAGTTAAAGGTTTATTTATCGTACTAGGAATGTTTGGCGTAGCAACACTTTGGGAAGCGGTATTTGCGGATGTCGGTGTCGCACTTTTAGCAATTCTCAACGCAACTAGAGTTATTCGTTAA